A region of Crenobacter cavernae DNA encodes the following proteins:
- the hemA gene encoding glutamyl-tRNA reductase, with translation MHLVAFGLNHHTAPLAIREKLAFPAEVLPEALASLTADVANEAAIVSTCNRTEVYCASPDPQAALLWLANYHRMPMGELAPYLYQLDARDAARHAFRVAAGLDSMVLGETQILGQIKDAVRVAEQHGTMGTLLNALFQKTFAVAKEVRSKTAVGSASVSMAAAAVKLAEQIFPSVSELKVLFIGAGEMIELVATHFAARNPKQLTVANRTLERGQRLAERFGGNAILLSELHDALPQFDVVVTSTASQLPIVGKGMVERAIKQRRHRPVFMLDLAVPRDVEAEVGELNDVFLYTVDDIAGIVEVGREARQDAAREAETIIEGRVVEFLEWLKRRDAVPTIRALRDEAERTRRHALEAAMKQLARGDDAGKVLEALSQSLTNKLMHAPTQALARAAGPEHDALVSTIARLYRLHPDA, from the coding sequence ATGCATCTGGTCGCCTTTGGTCTGAACCATCACACCGCTCCGCTCGCGATTCGGGAGAAGCTCGCCTTTCCGGCCGAGGTTCTGCCCGAGGCGTTGGCGAGCCTGACGGCTGACGTGGCGAACGAGGCGGCGATCGTGTCGACCTGTAACCGCACCGAGGTCTATTGCGCGAGCCCCGATCCGCAGGCGGCGCTCTTGTGGCTAGCGAACTACCACCGCATGCCGATGGGCGAGCTCGCGCCGTATCTGTATCAGCTCGACGCGCGCGACGCGGCGCGCCACGCGTTCCGCGTCGCCGCCGGCCTCGATTCGATGGTGCTCGGCGAGACGCAGATCCTCGGCCAGATCAAGGACGCGGTGCGCGTCGCCGAACAGCACGGCACGATGGGCACGCTGCTCAACGCGCTGTTCCAGAAGACCTTCGCCGTCGCCAAGGAGGTCCGCAGCAAGACCGCGGTCGGCTCGGCGTCGGTGTCGATGGCGGCGGCGGCGGTGAAGCTGGCCGAGCAGATCTTCCCGTCGGTGTCGGAACTGAAGGTGCTGTTCATCGGCGCCGGCGAGATGATCGAACTCGTCGCGACGCACTTCGCCGCGCGGAACCCTAAACAGCTGACCGTCGCCAACCGCACGCTCGAGCGCGGCCAGAGGTTGGCCGAGCGCTTCGGCGGCAACGCGATCCTGCTGTCCGAGCTGCACGACGCGCTGCCTCAGTTCGACGTCGTCGTCACGTCGACCGCCAGCCAGCTGCCGATCGTCGGCAAGGGCATGGTCGAGCGCGCGATCAAGCAGCGCCGCCACCGGCCGGTCTTCATGCTCGACCTCGCGGTGCCGCGCGACGTCGAGGCCGAGGTCGGCGAGCTGAACGACGTGTTCCTGTATACCGTCGACGACATCGCCGGCATCGTCGAGGTCGGCCGCGAGGCGCGCCAGGACGCGGCGCGCGAGGCCGAGACCATCATCGAGGGCCGCGTCGTAGAGTTCCTCGAATGGCTGAAGCGCCGCGACGCGGTGCCGACGATCCGCGCGCTCAGGGACGAGGCCGAGCGCACGCGCCGCCACGCGCTGGAGGCGGCGATGAAGCAGCTTGCGCGCGGCGACGACGCCGGCAAGGTGCTCGAGGCGCTGTCGCAGTCGCTGACCAACAAGCTGATGCACGCGCCGACGCAGGCGCTCGCGCGCGCGGCCGGCCCCGAACACGACGCGCTGGTGAGCACCATCGCGCGTCTTTACCGTCTGCACCCCGATGCTTAG
- the pdxH gene encoding pyridoxamine 5'-phosphate oxidase — translation MTIDLAAIRQDYAKHELSPEDCLADPVAQFQVWLKEAITAQVNEPTAMNLATIDADGRPSARIVLLKGVEDGRLVFFTNYQSRKGEAIAAHPYVAITFFWPELERQVRIEGRVERLAEEASDAYFDSRPYGSRIGAWASEQSREISGKTEIVKRAALFGVKHPLKVPRPPHWGGLAVTPDRVEFWQGRPSRLHDRVVFRKDEGGEWGTVILAP, via the coding sequence ATGACCATCGATCTCGCCGCCATCCGCCAGGACTACGCCAAGCACGAACTGTCGCCCGAGGACTGCCTCGCCGACCCGGTCGCGCAATTTCAAGTCTGGCTCAAGGAAGCGATCACCGCCCAGGTGAACGAGCCGACCGCGATGAACCTCGCCACCATCGACGCCGACGGCCGCCCGAGCGCGCGCATCGTGCTGCTCAAGGGCGTCGAGGACGGCCGCCTCGTGTTCTTCACCAACTATCAGAGCCGCAAAGGCGAAGCGATCGCCGCCCACCCGTACGTCGCGATCACCTTCTTCTGGCCGGAGTTGGAAAGACAGGTGCGGATCGAAGGCAGGGTCGAAAGGTTGGCCGAGGAAGCGTCCGACGCCTACTTCGACAGCCGCCCCTACGGCAGCCGCATCGGCGCGTGGGCGTCCGAACAGAGCCGCGAAATCAGCGGCAAAACCGAAATCGTCAAACGCGCGGCGCTGTTCGGCGTGAAACACCCGCTGAAAGTCCCGCGCCCGCCGCACTGGGGCGGCCTCGCGGTGACGCCGGATCGCGTCGAATTCTGGCAGGGCCGCCCGAGCCGGCTGCACGACCGGGTGGTGTTCAGGAAGGACGAGGGCGGCGAGTGGGGGACGGTGATTTTGGCGCCGTGA
- a CDS encoding YnfA family protein: MLKTFFLFVVTALAEIVGCFLPYAWLRQGASAWLLLPAAASLAAFAWLLTLHPAASGRVYAAYGGVYVAVALVWLRLVDGVRLSAYDWVGAGVALCGMAIIVAGWGHTASG; the protein is encoded by the coding sequence ATGCTCAAGACCTTCTTCCTCTTCGTCGTCACCGCGCTGGCCGAGATCGTCGGCTGCTTCCTGCCCTACGCCTGGCTGCGTCAGGGCGCTTCGGCGTGGCTGCTGTTGCCGGCGGCGGCGAGCCTCGCGGCCTTCGCGTGGCTGCTGACCTTGCACCCGGCGGCGAGCGGGCGGGTTTATGCGGCGTATGGCGGGGTGTATGTGGCGGTGGCGCTGGTTTGGTTGCGGTTAGTCGACGGCGTGAGGTTGTCGGCCTACGACTGGGTCGGCGCCGGCGTCGCCTTGTGCGGGATGGCGATCATTGTGGCCGGGTGGGGGCATACGGCGTCGGGGTGA